From a region of the Triticum aestivum cultivar Chinese Spring chromosome 7D, IWGSC CS RefSeq v2.1, whole genome shotgun sequence genome:
- the LOC123170473 gene encoding uncharacterized protein has protein sequence MACPVCKHPIAICRDGQGAARDLRIKMTGHYCYFWDGMYIPCAIRHVLAAYIEHEEYEATRQNMKIWDPVMVTREGIQFEVKFECTETAIKIYGPGWNDLNDTYAVSPGYVIHIYMPPSVFTFFVDIERDGIVQVPLPYIAMEGLSIEKRQCIDECIYTRGQRLEYPEMKRMIKCAFSFSRLPCCIFVHKLSTCDVEGGYLRIPKRVIHQIENKTGPLQGEGTLLLLDGRHTQMESTFKKTHDDRMVIHGGFRAYANTMRLNVDDVVAICFETDDDTSTMKVWITIIA, from the exons ATGGCTTGTCCTGTGTGCAAGCATCCAATCGCCATATGTCGTGATGGTCAAGGAGCGGCTCGGGACTTGAGGATAAAGATGACAGGCCATTACTGCTATTTCTGGGATGGAATG TATATTCCTTGTGCTATTCGCCATGTTCTAGCTGCCTACATTGAACATGAGGAATATGAAGCAACCCGGCAAAACATGAAGATCTGGGACCCAGTCATGGTAACCCGTGAAGGGATTCAGTTTGAGGTCAAGTTTGAATGTACTGAGACAGCAATCAAGATCTATGGTCCTGGATGGAATGACTTGAATGATACTTATGCTGTAAGTCCAGGATATGTGATCCACATATATATGCCTCCCAGTGTGTTCACATTCTTTGTGGATATTGAAAGAGATGGCATTGTGCAAGTCCCTCTACCCTATATCG CTATGGAAGGACTTAGCATTGAAAAGCGGCAATGTATTGATGAATGTATCTATACAAGGGGACAAAGGCTAGAATATCCTGAGATGAAGAGGATGATCAAGTGCGCGTTTTCCTTTTCAAGACTTCCTTGCTGCATCTTTGTTCACAAGCTCTCAACTTGTGATGTAGAAGGTGGATACTTG AGGATTCCGAAGCGAGTCATTCATCAGATTGAGAACAAGACAGGACCTTTGCAAGGAGAAGGTACACTTTTGCTGCTGGATGGACGACACACTCAGATGGAATCTACATTCAAGAAGACCCATGATGACCGGATGGTCATACACGGCGGGTTCCGGGCATATGCCAATACCATGCGCTTGAATGTAGATGATGTTGTGGCAATTTGCTTTGAAACAGACGATGACACCTCAACAATGAAGGTATGGATTACCATCATAGCCTAG